A window of Opitutus sp. ER46 contains these coding sequences:
- the pyk gene encoding pyruvate kinase: protein MNTTDTFRRTKIICTLGPATESEEMLEQLIRSGADVIRLNMAHAKHDWTRGVIRRIRAVSQRIGRDVAIMMDIKGPEIRTGDVATPMELKAGEIFDFTVKPGGQGSEEVRSVDVNYKDLVKDITVGDTVLVDNGLLRLEVLAKDEARIRCRVLIPGELKSRRHINLPGVKVNLPSFTEKDRADSTVGIEEGIDFLALSFVREAADIELLRAFLAEKKSKVRIIAKIEDQSAIANLAEIVQACDGLMVARGDLGIECPFEELPVIQRRAVNACLAQGRPVIIATHMLESMITQPVPTRAEITDVANAVFEQADCVMLSGETTIGKYPIECVKMLDTIARRIEQEDGKDRRLAANFTGERMKVLHSAVVLANELPHAKLLTFTRHGFMAQGLALLRPTHSPILAFTPSIEVYRQLRLLRAVEPFLMPLASEPNETIENAISVLRREGRVSAGDRIVIATDILAQDRLVDSVQLRTVR, encoded by the coding sequence ATGAACACCACTGACACCTTCCGTCGTACCAAGATCATCTGCACTCTCGGGCCCGCCACCGAGAGCGAAGAGATGCTTGAGCAGCTGATCCGCTCTGGGGCGGACGTCATTCGTCTCAACATGGCGCACGCGAAGCACGACTGGACCCGCGGCGTGATCCGCCGCATCCGGGCCGTCAGCCAGCGTATTGGCCGCGACGTTGCCATCATGATGGACATCAAGGGGCCGGAGATCCGCACCGGCGACGTCGCCACGCCAATGGAGCTGAAGGCCGGCGAGATTTTCGACTTCACCGTCAAACCCGGTGGCCAGGGCTCCGAGGAGGTTCGGTCCGTCGACGTTAACTACAAGGATCTCGTCAAGGACATCACCGTCGGCGACACCGTGCTTGTCGACAACGGCCTGCTCCGCCTCGAGGTGCTCGCCAAGGACGAGGCGCGCATTCGGTGCCGCGTCCTCATCCCGGGCGAGCTCAAGTCGCGCCGGCATATCAACCTTCCTGGCGTGAAGGTGAACCTGCCCTCCTTCACGGAAAAAGACCGCGCGGACTCCACGGTCGGCATCGAGGAGGGGATTGATTTTCTCGCGCTCTCCTTCGTCCGTGAAGCCGCCGACATCGAGCTGCTCCGCGCCTTTCTCGCCGAGAAGAAGTCGAAGGTCCGCATCATCGCCAAGATCGAGGACCAGTCCGCCATCGCGAACCTCGCGGAAATCGTCCAGGCGTGCGACGGCCTGATGGTTGCCCGGGGCGACCTCGGCATCGAGTGCCCGTTCGAGGAGCTCCCGGTCATCCAGCGTCGCGCGGTCAACGCCTGCCTCGCGCAGGGCCGCCCGGTCATCATCGCGACGCACATGCTCGAATCGATGATCACCCAGCCGGTGCCCACGCGCGCCGAAATCACCGACGTCGCCAACGCGGTGTTCGAGCAGGCCGACTGCGTGATGCTTTCGGGCGAGACCACGATCGGCAAGTACCCGATCGAGTGCGTCAAGATGCTGGATACGATCGCCCGTCGCATCGAGCAGGAGGATGGCAAGGACCGCCGTCTCGCCGCCAACTTCACCGGCGAACGCATGAAGGTGCTGCACTCGGCCGTGGTCCTCGCCAACGAGCTGCCGCATGCCAAGCTGCTCACGTTTACCCGCCACGGCTTCATGGCCCAGGGCCTCGCGCTCCTGCGCCCCACCCACTCGCCGATCCTGGCGTTCACGCCGTCGATCGAGGTGTATCGCCAGCTTCGCCTACTCCGCGCCGTCGAGCCTTTCCTGATGCCGCTGGCCTCCGAGCCGAACGAGACCATCGAAAACGCGATTAGCGTCCTCCGGCGCGAGGGTCGCGTCAGCGCGGGCGATCGGATCGTGATCGCGACCGACATCCTGGCGCAGGACCGTCTGGTCGACAGCGTCCAGCTCCGCACCGTCCGCTGA
- a CDS encoding FlxA-like family protein, which produces MNVSSVSSSSGNQVQSNGNIDAQITRLQRQISQLTEKIAEASASTDSSALEMVELYQAQLAALQAQLQALQQQKQMSEMAKVTAAAQSSANAPQTDEATAAAARGEGDGVVGTALDTIA; this is translated from the coding sequence ATGAATGTCTCCTCGGTCTCCAGTTCCTCCGGCAATCAGGTTCAGTCGAACGGCAATATCGACGCGCAGATCACTCGGCTGCAGCGCCAGATTTCCCAACTGACCGAAAAGATCGCGGAGGCCAGTGCCAGCACGGATAGCTCCGCGCTGGAGATGGTCGAGTTGTACCAGGCGCAACTTGCCGCCCTTCAGGCTCAGTTGCAGGCCTTGCAGCAGCAAAAGCAGATGAGCGAGATGGCCAAGGTGACCGCCGCCGCTCAGTCCTCCGCGAACGCGCCCCAAACCGATGAGGCGACGGCCGCTGCCGCCCGCGGCGAGGGCGATGGAGTGGTCGGCACGGCCCTTGACACGATCGCCTGA
- a CDS encoding SRPBCC family protein, whose product MSTLTEIPASPATPTPDSDRELVFHRHLSAPPERIYAAWTRPELVREWFTPRPWTTPVAELDVRPGGASRIVMRGPDGNEFPNLGVYLEVVPNRRLVLTDAYVRAWVPAEKPFLTIDLTLTPTPDGGTDYTARIFHWSAADREKHEQMGFLSGWGQATDQLEALLRRG is encoded by the coding sequence ATGAGCACCCTCACCGAAATTCCGGCATCACCGGCCACGCCGACACCAGACTCCGACCGCGAACTGGTCTTTCACCGGCACCTCTCCGCTCCGCCCGAGAGAATTTACGCCGCATGGACGCGGCCCGAACTGGTTCGTGAATGGTTTACGCCCCGTCCCTGGACGACGCCGGTTGCGGAGCTCGACGTGCGCCCCGGCGGCGCATCGCGGATCGTGATGCGCGGTCCGGATGGCAATGAGTTTCCCAACCTGGGCGTGTACCTCGAGGTGGTGCCCAACCGTCGGCTCGTCCTCACCGACGCCTATGTCCGCGCCTGGGTACCCGCAGAGAAGCCATTTCTCACGATCGATCTCACGCTCACGCCGACACCCGATGGCGGGACCGACTACACGGCCCGGATCTTTCACTGGAGCGCCGCCGATCGCGAAAAGCACGAGCAGATGGGATTCCTCTCCGGGTGGGGACAGGCGACGGATCAGCTCGAAGCCCTATTGCGCCGTGGCTGA
- a CDS encoding DUF983 domain-containing protein, protein MPIVSKVTRAQIVARGLTNRCPNCGARTLFKEGTLFQVNKECPACGMPIERGTDEGFYLGSLSLNYGVTLVCFLLPIALLAYHGVMATRTAVIVALAGAVIVPALLYRPSRSWWLMNYYFFLPGHLPANGGKANASTEPL, encoded by the coding sequence ATGCCGATAGTTTCAAAGGTCACCCGTGCTCAGATCGTGGCGCGCGGACTCACCAACCGCTGCCCGAACTGCGGCGCGCGCACGCTCTTCAAGGAGGGCACCCTGTTTCAGGTAAACAAGGAGTGTCCGGCGTGCGGGATGCCGATCGAGCGAGGCACCGACGAGGGGTTCTACCTTGGGTCGTTGTCGCTCAACTACGGAGTCACGCTCGTATGCTTCCTCCTGCCGATCGCCCTGCTGGCGTATCATGGGGTGATGGCGACGCGCACGGCGGTCATCGTGGCGCTCGCCGGCGCCGTGATCGTGCCCGCGCTGCTTTACCGGCCATCGCGGAGTTGGTGGCTGATGAACTACTACTTCTTTTTGCCCGGCCACCTGCCGGCAAACGGCGGCAAAGCCAACGCGTCGACGGAACCGCTCTGA
- a CDS encoding LacI family DNA-binding transcriptional regulator, translating into MSPRAQYSRASRAGIVQIAQKLGVSASTVSRALRPETAHLVREDVRKQVIDLAEQQNYSPHPGARMMRKGVNATLTVVVPLDENIFFSEYYGRFLSGTLHAAAARGWDVHISTLRRPPGAGFREAMQHLSMDTSGIIYLAEPLSREDVRQLKGYRRPFVMTKSALPADVAAEELGVPVVGVDNVNGANSAASLLLQLGHRRIGLILGPDSSRDAHERRLGYLSVLERSGALPRPEWIYEGAFTSDTGHAGLAQLLQSPERPTAICCASDEIAFGALSAAAASGIRCPDDISIVGFDDGLWATASRPALTTIRQPLSDLAERAVGLLVEAVNSNPKTQRAIHNDLPAALVIRESTQPYLGGA; encoded by the coding sequence ATGTCGCCGCGCGCCCAATACTCCCGAGCCTCCCGCGCCGGGATTGTGCAGATCGCGCAAAAGCTCGGCGTCTCGGCCTCCACCGTTTCCCGTGCCCTGCGGCCGGAAACCGCCCACCTCGTCCGCGAGGACGTTCGCAAACAGGTCATCGACCTCGCCGAGCAGCAGAACTACTCCCCGCATCCCGGGGCGCGCATGATGCGCAAGGGCGTCAATGCCACGCTCACCGTCGTGGTGCCGCTCGATGAAAACATCTTCTTTTCGGAGTACTACGGGCGGTTCTTGTCCGGGACGCTGCACGCCGCCGCCGCCCGCGGGTGGGATGTGCACATCAGCACGCTCCGCCGTCCCCCCGGGGCCGGTTTCCGCGAGGCCATGCAGCACCTCAGCATGGATACCTCGGGCATCATTTACCTCGCCGAACCGCTGTCCCGGGAGGATGTGCGCCAGCTGAAGGGGTATCGCCGACCGTTCGTCATGACGAAGTCCGCGCTTCCCGCCGATGTCGCGGCCGAGGAATTGGGCGTGCCCGTGGTCGGGGTCGATAACGTCAACGGCGCCAACTCGGCCGCCAGCCTCCTGCTGCAGCTTGGGCACCGCCGCATCGGCCTCATCCTCGGCCCCGACTCGTCGCGCGATGCCCACGAACGCCGCCTGGGCTACCTGAGCGTGCTGGAGCGGAGCGGTGCATTGCCCCGCCCGGAGTGGATCTACGAGGGGGCCTTCACCTCCGACACCGGCCATGCCGGGCTGGCGCAGCTGCTTCAATCCCCCGAACGGCCCACCGCCATCTGCTGTGCAAGCGACGAGATCGCCTTCGGGGCACTCAGCGCGGCCGCGGCCAGCGGGATTCGCTGTCCCGACGATATCTCCATCGTCGGCTTCGACGATGGCCTCTGGGCCACCGCCTCCCGACCGGCGCTCACGACCATCCGCCAGCCCCTGTCCGACCTTGCGGAACGGGCGGTCGGGCTGCTGGTCGAAGCCGTGAATTCAAACCCCAAGACGCAGCGGGCGATTCACAACGATCTGCCGGCTGCACTCGTCATCCGCGAATCCACCCAACCGTACCTCGGCGGCGCCTGA